The Oncorhynchus keta strain PuntledgeMale-10-30-2019 unplaced genomic scaffold, Oket_V2 Un_contig_11071_pilon_pilon, whole genome shotgun sequence DNA window cctccactcttctgggaaggctttccactagatgtaggatcattgctgctataacagcctccattcttctgggaaggctttccactagatgtaggagcattgctgctataacagcctccactcttctgggaagactttccactagatgtaggagcattgctgctataacagcctccactcttctgggaaggctttccactagatgttggaacattgctgctataacagcctccactcttctgggaaggctttccactagatgttggaacattgctgctataacagcctccactcttctgggaaggcttttcactagatgttggaacattaatgctataacagcctccactcttctgggaaggttttccactagacgtaggaacattgctgctataacagcctccactcttctgggaaggctttccactagatgttggaacattgctgctataacagcctccactcttctgggaaggcttttcactagatgttggaacattgctgctataacagcctccactcttctgggaaggcttttcactagatgttggaacattgctgctataacagcctccactcttctgggaaggcttttcactagatgttggaacattgctgctataacagcctccactcttctgggaaggcttttcactagatgttggaacattaatgctataacagcctccactcttctgggaaggcttttcactagatgttggaacattaatgctataacagcctccactcttctgggaaggttttccactagatgttggaacattaatgctataacagcctccactcttctgggaaggttttccactagatgttggaacattaatgctataacagcctccactcttctgggaaggttttccactagatgtaggaacattgctgctataacagcctctactctggTGATCTTAGGCTGGTGTGCGGCTgctgacaaacagttattgtgctgacgttgcttccagaggcagtttggaactcggtagtgagtgttgaaaccgaggacagacaatttttacacacGGTGTGTTTGAGCACTCGggtgtcccgttctgtgagcttgcgtggcctaccacttttcaatagccgttgttgctccaagacgttatctcttcacaataacagcacttacagtttaccGGGTAGAAATtcgacgaactgacttgttggaaaggtggcatcctatgacgttgccacgttgaaagtctctgagctcttcagtaaggcccatTCTagtaccaatgtttgtctatggagattgcatgactgtgtgctcgattttatacacctgtcacccacgggtatggctgaaatagccgaatcgactcatttgaaggggcgttcccatactgctgtatatatagtgtaccttGTCTCTTTTCTTGTTTAGGAGAAACACTGTCAATGTCTCGGCCGtcactttctctcccccttccttctgACATGTCGTTGTCTGTGAAATATACTTGTTCCATTCGTTTCCTATCCCAGTTCCTCTACTGTTTTATCATGTGTAATAATGGCCTCCCAGTTTCTCTACTGTTTTATCATGTGTAATAATGGCCTCCCAGTTTCTCTACTGTTTTATCATGTGTAATAATGGCCTCCCAGTTTCTCTACTGTTTTATCATGTGTAATAATGGCCTCCCAGTTTCTCTACTGTTTTATCATGTGTAATAATGGCCTCCCAGTTCCTCTACTGTTTTATCATGTGTAATAATGGCCTCCCAGTTTCTCTACTGTTTTATCATGTGTAATAATGGCCTCCCAGTTTCTCTACTGTTTTATCATGTGTAATAATGGCCTCCCAGTTTCTCTACTGTTTTATCATGTGTAATAATGGCCTCCCAGTTTCTCTACTGTTTTATCATGTGTAATAATGGCCTCCCAGTTCCTCTAGTGTTTTATCATGTGTAATAATGGCCTCCCAGTTCCTCTACTGTTTTATCATGTGTAATAATGGCCTCCCAGTTCCTCTACTGTTTTATCATGTGTAATAATGGCCTCCCAGTTTCTCTACTGTTTTATCATGTGTAATAATGGCCTCCCAGTTTCTCTACTGTTTTATCATGTGTAATAATGGCCTCCCAGTTCCTCTAGTGTTTTATCATGTGTAATAATGGCCTCCCAGTTCCTCTACTGTTTTATCATGTGTAATAATGGCCTCCCAGTTTCTCTACTGTTTTATCATGTGTAATAATGGCCTCCCAGTTCCTCTACTGTTTTATCACGTGTAATAATGGCCTCTCGTTTTCTCTACTGTTTTATCATGTGTAATAATGGCCTCTCGTTTTCTCTACTGTTTTATCATGTGTAATAATGGCCTCCCAGTTCCTCTACTGTTTTATCACGTGTAATAATGGCCTCCCGGTTTCTCTACTGTTTTATCACGTGTAATAAGGGCAACATGGTTTTTCAGCAGAACATTCCACATCACGTCTAAAGGGCAAACGTCTCCAGACTAAATGCACTTTGACACAACACATTGACTTACATGAGGAACGGATTTTACGCCATGCGAGCGTAGATGTAACGTGTTCACCTGACAGCCCTGGGCTGTTCCTGTTTGGACTGTTCCTGTTTGGGCTGTTCCTGTTTGGACTGCTGACATTTCTGACAGAGCGGGACTGTTCCTGTTTGGGCTGTTCCTGTTTGGACTGCTGACATTTCTGACAGAGCAGGACTGTTCCTGTTTGGGCTGTTCCTGTTTGGACTGCTGACATTTCTGACAGAGCGGGGCTCTTCCTGTTTGGGCTGTTCCTGTTTGGGCTGCTGACATTTCTGACAGAGCGGGACTGTTCCTGTTTGGGCTGCTGACATTTCTGACAGCCCTGGGCTGTTCCTGTTTGGGCTGCTGACATTTCTGACAGCCCTGGGCTGTTCCTGTTTGGACTGCTGACATTTCTGACAGAGCGGGACTGTTCCTGTTTGGGCTGTTCCTGTTTGGACTGCTGACATTTCTGACAGAGCGGGACTGTTCCTGTTTGGGCTGTTCCTGTTTGGACTGCTGACATTTCTGACAGAGCGGGACTGTTCCTGTTTGGGCTGTTCCTGTTTGGACTGCTGACATTTCTGACAGAGCGGGACTGTTCCTGTTTGGGCTGTTCCTGTTTGGACTGCTGACATTTCTGACAGAGCGGGACTGTTCCTGTTTGGGCTGTTCCTGTTTGGACTGCTGACATTTCTGACAGAGCGGGACTGTTCCTGTTTGGGCTGTTCCTGTTTGGACTGCTGACATTTCTGACAGAGCGGGACTGTTCCTGTTTGGGCTGTTCCTGTTTGGACTGCTGACATTTCTGACAGAGCGGGACTGTTCCTGTTTGGGCTGTTCCTGTTTGGACTGCTGACATTTCTGACAGAGCGGGACTGTTCCTGTTTGGGCTGTTCCTGTTTGGACTGCTGACATTTCTGACAGAGCGGGACTGTTCCTGTTTGGGCTGTTCCTGTTTGGACTGCTGACATTTCTGACAGAGCGGGACTGTTCCTGTTTGGGCTGTTCCTGTTTGGACTGCTGACATTTCTGACAGAGCGGGACTGTTCCTGTTTGGGCTGTTCCTGTTTGGACTGCTGACATTTCTGACAGAGCGGGACTGTTCCTGTTTGGGCTGTTCCTGTTTGGACTGCTGACATTTCTGACAGAGCGGGACTGTTCCTGTTTGGGCTGTTCCTGTTTGGACTGCTGACATTTCTGACAGAGCGGGACTGTTCCTGTTTGGGCTGTTCCTGTTTGGACTGCTGACATTTCTGACAGAGCGGGACTGTTCCTGTTTGGGCTGTTCCTGTTTGGACTGCTGACATTTCTGACAGAGCGGGACTGTTCCTGTTTGGGCTGTTCCTGTTTGGACTGCTGACATTTCTGACAGAGCGGGACTGTTCCTGTTTGGGCTGTTCCTGTTTGGACTGCTGACATTTCTGACAGAGCGGGGCTCTTCCTGTTTGGGCTGTTCCTGTTTGGACTGCTGACATTTCTGACAGAGCGGGGCTCTTCCTGTTTGGGCTGTTCCTGTTTGGACTGCTGACATTTCTGACAGAGCGGGGATGTGTTTCTAACGTAGCGTGACGACACAAACATTAGAATCTCTGCTTTGGGGTTGTGGAGAAGAAAAACCATCTATCTGCTGGACAGGAGACGGTCTGTCCACATTCTACCAGCTGTTCCACTCGGTATCAGACGTTTACATTACTCAATGTACGTTTACAACTCAATGTACGTTTACAATGTTAAGTTACTGCTTCTTCATATAACAGTTTACCACAGGACATCAGAGAGCCTCACCATAGTCCTTGTGCGATTTTTAAAAACCTCATCTCCAAAACAGAAACGTTTCAAGAAATTGAAATAATGGCCGTATTTTCCCGTTAACAAAAAATACAATTATGCAACTTCAGTATGTCTGCCGGTGAATGAAAGCCAGGCTATAGTTACTACGTTGTACTAAATACTACTGCTACATGAGTCATATGAAATAGTCAAGTGTCGAGGTCgtcatggctcccgagtggcgcagcggtctactgcatctcagtgctagaggggtcactacagaccctggttcgaatccaggccgtATCACCGCGGTCTAatacactgcatcacagtgctagaggggtcactacagaccctggttcgaatccaggccgtATCACCGCGGTCTAatacactgcatcacagtgctagaggggtcactacagaccctggttcgaatccaggccgtATCACTGCGGTCTAatacactgcatcacagtgctagaggggtcactacagaccctggttcgaatccaggccgtatcacagcggtctaataaactgcatctcagtgctagaggggtcactacagaccctggttcggaTCCAGGCCGTATCACCACGGTCTAatacactgcatcacagtgctagtggcgtcactatagaccctggttcgaatccaggccgtatcacagcggtctaatacactgcatctcagtgctagaggggtcactacagaccctggttcgaatccaggccgtatcacagtggtctaatacactgcatctcagtgcttgaggcattactacagaccatggttcgaatccaggccgtatcacagcggtctaatacactgcatctcagtgctagagtcgtcactacagacacgctggttcgaatccaggccgtatcacagcggtctaatacactgcatctcagtgctagagtcgtcactacagacacgctggttcgaatccaggctgtatcacagcggtttaAGTGTCGAGTGGGCTAACCGCTTCCTCATATTACTGCTGGAGATAATGTATCTATGAAGGGTAATGATAAGGTAATGGTTCTTCCAGGACATCCTGCTAAGCACGAGGGTCAACTGCCTTTAGCTCAGGTGTAAAGGACGTCCCTCTCCTTGCTCAGCTACGACCACGTCCTCTTTATTCAGCCCGTACCTGGCGCCAACTCAGAGGACCTCTCCTTGCTCAGCTACGACCACGTCCTCTTTATTCAGCCCGTACCTGGCGCCAACTCAGAGGACCTCTCCTTGCTCAGCTACGACCACTTCCTCCTTATTCAGCCCGTAACTGGCGCCAACTCAGAGGACCTCTGCTTTACAAAACACGTGACGACACCTTCCTCGAGTGTCTTATCTGATCGCTCCATCTCAGAAGCTAATGAGGGACACTTAAGGCTGAGGAGCAcgcttctctctcacacacacacacacacacacacacacacacacacacacacagacacagacacacacacacacacagacacacacacacacagacacacacagagagagacacacacacacacacacacacacacacacacacacacacacacacacacacacacacacacacacacacacacacagacacacacggagagagacacacacacacacacacacacacacacacacacacacacacacacacacacacacacacacacacacacacacacacacacacacagagagagctgcCACTAACATGTACACCAGCCTGTCTAGTTCTGTATCTAGCTAGTCATCTCCTGCTAAGGGAAGTAATTAAGTAGTTTTgggaggagatttgtctgttttAATCCCCTTCCTGGACTGCAGCCAATTGtgctgtgtcacacacacacacacacacacacacacacacacacacacacacacacacacacacacacacacacacacacacacacacacacacacacacacacacacacacacacacacacacacacacacacacacacacacacacggtattgTCATCTCAGCACTGTAGGACAGCCAGGTAATAAGAACTGAAGAGAGAGGGGTTTTTGTTTTCCTGTAGTGAATTGCCATGATGGATCTGAAGCAGTGGCTCAATAAAACACTAACCCTGTTGTTGTGATTACATGATATCACCTGACTGGCTCGTCAAACCACTTCGGACAAATTGAGCCAGATGATTGGTTGGTCCTCTAGCAGAATAGCTccagtttgttgttgttgttgttgttgatatctAGAGAACCCCCAGAGAAGGATATGCTCCCTTTTTAAAGAGCCCAGTCAGTACTCTGACTTCTCTGTGACAGATACAGTGGTTAGATAGATGCTAGACTGTTGTCGTCGTCGTCTCCCCCCATCCCGTTTAGTACCCTTGGGTTTGTTTGGGTGTTATTCTCTAAAGATCAGTATGACAGGGGAACGTGTGCTGAACAGACCTCCTATAAGGGGACTTCCTCACATCCCCTTTATCTGCTCTTCTGTTCCATTGTCTTCGATAAATACGACCTAGATGGACCAGTCCATTTAGTTCTGAATCAGAGCTCTACCAATACAACCTAGATGGACCAGTCCATTTAGTTCTGAATCAGAGCTCTACCAATACAACCTAGATGGACCAGTCCATTTAGTTCTGAATCAGAGCTCTACCAATACAACCTAGATGGACCAGTCCATTTAGTTCTGAATCAGAGCTCTACCAATACAACCTAGATGGACCAGTCCATTTAGTTCTGAATCAGAGCTCTACCAATACAACCTAGATGGACCAGTCCATTTAGTTCTGAATCAGAGCTCCACTATTCCACCAATACAACCTAGATGGACTAGTCTAGTAGTTCTGAATCAGAGCTCCACTATTCCACCAATACAACCTAGATGGACCAGTCTAGTAGTTCTGAATCAGAGCTCCACTATTCCACCAATACAACCTAGATGGACAGTCCAGTCTAGTAGTTCTGAATCAGAGCTCCACTATTCCACCAATACAACCTAGATGGACCAGTCTAGTAGTTCTGAATCAGAGTTCTGACCAGTATTCTGAATCACTGAATCAGAGCTCCACTGATTGGCAATACAACCTAGATGGTCTAGTAGTTCTGAATCAGATACCAATACAACCTAGATGGACTAGTCTAGTAGTTCTGAATCAGAGTTCTATTCCACCAATACAACCTAGATGGAGTCCATTTAGTTCTGTAGTTCTATTCCACCAATACAACCTAGATGGAATACAACCTAGATGGACCAGTCTATTTAGTTCTGAATCAGAGCTCCACTATTCCACCAATACAACCTAGATGGACCAGTCCATTAGTTCTGAATCAGAGCTCCACTATTCCACCAATACAACCTAGATGGACCAGTCTAGTAGTTCTGAATCAGAGTTCTGGTATTCCACCAATACAACCTAGATGGACTAGTCTAGTAGTTCTGAATCAGAGTTCTGGTATTCCACGGTCATCTCACGGGCTTTTCTACTGTATGTGAAACACACCATGACCACAGGATTCATCATATCTGAGTGATTCATAATGTGATGCTGCTGGGTCTTCCATGGTTCCTCTCGCACTTCTACTAGCGTTGTTCAATACTCCATGCTGATTGGCTAGGAGGGTATATTCTAGAGCGTTGTTCAATACTCCATGCTGATTGGCTAGGAGGGTATATTCTAGAGCGTTGTTCAATACTCCATGCTGATTGGCTAGGAGGGTATATTCTAGAGCGTTGTTCAATACTCCATGCTGATTGGCTAGGAGGGTATATTCTAGAGCGTTGTTCAATACTCCATGCTGATTGGCTAGGAGGGTATATTCTAGAGCGTTGTTCAATACTCCATGCTGATTGGCTAGGAGGGTATATTCTAGAGCGTTGTTCAATACTCCATGCTGATTGGCTAGGAGGGTATATTCTAGAGTGTTGTTCAATACTCCATGCTGATTGGCTAGGAGGGTATATTCTAGAGCGTTGTTCAATACTCCATGCTGATTGGCTAGGAGGGTATATTCTAGAGCGTTGTTCAATACTCCATGCTGATTGGCTAGGAGGGTATATTCTAGAGCGTTGTTCAATACTCCATGCTGATTGGCTGGGAGGGTATATTCTAGAGCGTTGTTCAATACTCCATGCTGATTGGCTGGGAGGGTATATTCTAGAGCGTTGTTCAATACTCCATGCTGATTGGCTAGGAGGGTATATTCTAGAGCGTTGTTCAATACTCCATGCTGATTGGCTAGGAGGGTATATTCTAGAGCGTTGTTCAATACTCCATGCTGATTGGCTAGGAGGGTATATTCTAGAGCGTTGTTCAATACTCCATGCTGATTGGCTAGGAGGGTATATTCTAGAGTGTTGTTCAATACTCCATGCTGATTGGCTAGGAGGGTATATTCTAGAGCGTTGTTCAATACTCCATGCTGATTGGCTAGGAGGGTATATTCTAGAGCGTTGTTCAATGCTCCATGCTGATTGGCTAGGAGGGTATATTCTAGAGCGTTGTTCAATACTCCATGCTGATTGGCTAGGAGGGTATATTCTAGAGCGTTGTTCAATACTCCATGCTGATTGGCTGGGAGGGTATATTCTAGAGCGTTGTTCAATGCTCCATGCTGATTGGCTAGGAGGGTATATTCTAGAGCGTTGTTCAATACTCCATGCTGATTGGCTAGGAGGGTATATTCTAGAGCGTTGTTCAATACTCCATGCTTGGCTAGGAGGGGGAGAGCGTTGTTATTCCAATACTCCATGCTGATTGGCTGGGAGGGTTCAGATATACAGACAGTTGGACAAGATATTGACACCACCTGTTATGACAGCAACACATCACTACCCAGTCTCTCATGTTAACTATTCCTTTCAGATATACAGACAGTTGGACAAGATATTGGACACCACCTGAATTAGTTACACTTAAATATGACAGCAACACATCACTACCCAGTCTCTCATGTTAACTAGTATAACTAGTCCACTGATCACTACCCAGTCTCTCATGTTAACTAGTATAACTAGTCCCCTGATCACTACCCAGTCTCTCATGTTAACTAGTATAACTAGTCCCCTGATCACTACCCAGTCTCTCATGTTAACTAGTATAACTAGTCCACTGATCACTACCCAGTCTCTCATGTTAACTAGTATAACTAGTCCACTGATCACTACCCAGTCTCTCATGTTAACTAGTATAACTAGTCCCTGATCACTACCCAGTCTCTCATGTTAACTAGTATAACTAGTCCCCTGATCACTACCCAGTCTCTCATGTTAACTAGTATAACTAGTCCACTGATCACTACCCAGTCTCTCATGTTAACTAGTATAACTAGTCCCCTGATCACCATCACTACCCAGTATCTCATGTTAACTAGTATAACTAGTCCCCTGATCACCATCACTACCCAGTCTCTCATGTTAACTAGTATAACTAGTCCCCTGATCACCATCACTACCCAGTCTCTCAGATCTCATGTTAGTTAGTATAACTAGTCCCCTGATCACCATCACTACCCAGTCTCTCATGTTAACCAGTATAACTAGTCCCCTTATCACCATCACTACCCAGTCTCTCAGGTTAACCAGTATAACTAGTCCCCTGATCACTACCCAGTCTCTCATGTTGACCAGTATAACTAGTCCCCTGATCACCATCACTACCTAGTATCTCATGTTAACCAGTATAACTAGTCCCCTGATCACTACCTAGTATCTCATGTTAACCAGTATAACTAGTCCCCTGATCACCATCACTACCCAGTATCTCATGTTAACCAGTATAACTAGTCCCCTGATCACTACCCAGTCTATGCAGTGTGGGCCTCTCCCTTCTCCAGCTCCTGTAATACTCCCAGTAGGTTGTAGATCCCACACATCAGATAGATAGTGATAGTAAAGCCTCCTTACCCCTCTCTGTGGGCCTCTCCCTTCTCCAGCTCCTGTATAACTCCCAGTAGGACCTTGATGGTCTCCTGGCTGGAGGAGATCAGGTTCTCCATGGCCTGAAGCTGTGATTTCacgtcctctcctccctcccctttctgaGTCAGTACCGGTACTATCTGCTTACAGACCCCCCCGGGGTTAACTCCCCCCGTAGTCGCTACGGTCGCTGGTTCGACCCCGCTACTCCTACAGCCCAGCGCCTCCCCCGTGGTCCGGGCCGACAGCGTCTGTGGCGAGAACGTCTGTGATGAGAACGTTGCCGGTTCATGACACTGTGCCTGAGTAGTGCAGCCAGCGGCCCGCGGGAGAGTCTGAGACTGTAGTCCATTGATCTCCAGTCCCTTCATTCGTTTGCTCCGTGCTGTCGGGCTCTCCAGACACTCCACCTGGGTCAGAGAGTTCCAGGAGATGGGGCCGGTCACCTTGGAGACTGAGGAAGACCCTCTCATGTCCCCCGGCAGAGTCCTGCTAGAGCCTGGCTCCTCAGAGTGGAGCAGCTGCCGTTTACCGGCCGGACGGTCCGAGGAGTCCAGTTCCCTGTGTTCTAGTCCTTCCAGGGGGTTGGACTCCACGCTGCAGATCTGGTAGTCGGTGGCCGGTGGGTTGGAGTCGGGCGTGTTGGAGGGAGAGGGGCCGTCTGTGAGCATCAGACAGTCAGAGTAGAGGACGTCGTCTGTACAGTGCTTCTCCACCGTAGCTATGCACTCCGTAGTATGCATCAAGGCTCTGGTTCTCTgtactactcctcctcctcctccaccgcaGGCGCCCCTGTCCCCTAAACTCTCCACAGCTCTGGTTCTCTgtactactcctcctcctccaccgcaGGCGCCCCTGTCCCCTAAACTCTCCACAGCTCTggttctctgtcctcctcctcctccaccgcaGGCGCCCCTGTCCCCTAAACTCTCCACAGCTCTggttctctgtcctcctcctcctccaccgcaGGCGCCCCTGTCCCCTAAACTCTCCACAGCTCTGGAGTGCTTGACGTCGATAACAAACCCATTGTTGTGGCCCTTGTCTCTCTCCACATGCTTGGTGTGGCTGTGGCCCTTCTTCCTCTCCATGGGAAAGGTCTTGTAACGGCTCCTGAGGTCCGGGGAGGTCTGGACCCCTGTGCTCTTGGTGACGTTGGGGATGGAGCGTCGAGCGGGCACTGTCATGTACTTGCGGTACGCCACCTTGGGGGAAAACGAGTTTAGAGTTTAGAAAAAGGTGGTTTCACTTCACACGCCGACACATTacagagtaaacaacaacaacgttGACACATTacagagtaaacaacaacaacgttGACACATTacagagtaaacaacaacaacgttGACACATTacagagtaaacaacaacaacaacgacacattacagagtaaacaacaacaacgttGACACATTacagagtaaacaacaacaacgacacattacagagtaaacaacaacaatgacacattacagagtaaacaacaacaacgttGACACATTacagagtaaacaacaacaacgttGACACATTacagagtaaacaacaacaacaacgacacattacagagtaaacaacaacaatgacacattacagagtaaacaacaacaacaatgacacattacagagtaaacaacaacaacaacgttgaCACATTacagagtaaacaacaacaaaccacattacagagtaaacaacaacaacgttGACACATTacagagtaaacaacaacaacaacgttgaCACATTacagagtaaacaacaacaacgttGACACATTacagagtaaacaacaacaacaacgttgaCACATTacagagtaaacaacaacaacaacattgggATCTGGGGAGGGCTGACACATTACAGAGTAAACAACAACTGTTGACCGTAGTGCAACAACAGCATTGATTCAAcaaggttgaacattacagagtGAAATAAAACAACGCCGACCATTACAGAGTCCACACATTACAGGTCGTGTTGACACATTAACGTTGACCCATTACAGGGAGTAAACAACGAGTCCAGCCATTACAGAGTCCCAACGGACCAACAACGTTGTGCACATTACGTCAACAGCAACGTTGACACATTacagagtaaacaacaacaacgttGACACATTACAGAGTAAACAACCAACAACGTTGACACATTACAGAGTAAACCAACAACAACGTTGACACATTacagagtaaacaacaacaacgttGACACATTacagagtaaacaacaacaacaacgttgaCACATTacagagtaaacaacaacaacaacattgggATCTGGGGAGGGCTGCTCATTTAGGCTGTTACCGTAGTGcttcacagctgattcaaatcagGAACTCATGATGAAATAAAAAGCCTAACGCGCCGCCCTCGGAGTCCCCAGGGTCGTGTGTGCCTAACGTCCAGCCCTCGGAGTCCCCAGGGTCGTGTGTGCCTAACGTCCAGCCCTCGGAGTCCCCAGGGTCGTGTGTGCCTAACGTCCAGCCCTCGGAGTCCCCAGGGTCGTGTGTGCCTAACGTCCAGCCCTCGGAGTCCCCAGGGTCGTGTGTGCCTAACGTCCAGCCCTCGGAGTCCCCAGGGTCGTGTGTGCCTAACGTCCAGCCCTCGGAGTCCCCAGGGTCGTGTGTGCCTAACGTCCAGCCCTCGGAGTCCCCAGGGTCGTGTGTGCCTAACGTCCAGCCCTCGGAGTCCCCAGGGTCGTGTGTGCCTAACGTCCAGCCCTCGGAGTCCCCAGGACCGTGTGTGCCTAACGTCCAGCCCTCGGAGTCCCCAGGGTCGTGTGTGCCTAACGTCCAGCCCTCGGAGTCCCCAGGGTCGTGTGCCTAACGTCCAGCCCTCGGAGTCCCCAGGGTCATGTGTGCCTAACGTCCAGCCCTCGGAGTCCCCAGGGTCGTGTGTGCCTAACGTCCAGCCCTCGTCCAGGAGTCCCCAGGGTCGTGTGTGCCTAACGTCCAGCCCTCGGAGTCCCCAGGACCGTGTGTGCCTAACGTCCAGCCCTCGGAGTCCCCAGGTTGTGTGTGCCTAACGTCCAGCCCTCGGAGTCCCCAGGACCGTGTGTGCCTAACGTCCAGCCCTCGGAGTCCCCGGAGTCCCCAGGACCGTGTGTGCCTAACGTCCAGCCTCGGAGTCCCCAGGGTTGTGTGTCCCCAGGACCGTGTGTGCCTAACGTCCAGCCCTCGGAGTCCCCAGGGTCGTGTGTGCCTAACGTCCAGCCCTCGGAGTCCCCAGGGTCGTGTGTGCCTAACGTCCAGCCCTCGGAGTCCCCAGGACCGTGTGTGCCTAACGTCCAGCCCTCGGAGTCC harbors:
- the LOC127917245 gene encoding inhibitory synaptic factor 2A-like, producing MVSKAEGDKSMLTNSESDSEVAPTPSPSASLALEVKYSFLDTSSRSQQQVRKRNKALQVRFKDICEAQNEQREAALQMAGKGGKPGSYKVAYRKYMTVPARRSIPNVTKSTGVQTSPDLRSRYKTFPMERKKGHSHTKHVERDKGHNNGFVIDVKHSRAVESLGDRGACGGGGGGQRTRAVESLGDRGACGGGGGGQRTRAVESLGDRGACGGGGGVVQRTRAVESLGDRGACGGGGGGVVQRTRALMHTTECIATVEKHCTDDVLYSDCLMLTDGPSPSNTPDSNPPATDYQICSVESNPLEGLEHRELDSSDRPAGKRQLLHSEEPGSSRTLPGDMRGSSSVSKVTGPISWNSLTQVECLESPTARSKRMKGLEINGLQSQTLPRAAGCTTQAQCHEPATFSSQTFSPQTLSARTTGEALGCRSSGVEPATVATTGGVNPGGVCKQIVPVLTQKGEGGEDVKSQLQAMENLISSSQETIKVLLGVIQELEKGEAHREGLSYRTGQDTANCDTCRNSACIIYR